Part of the Halopenitus persicus genome is shown below.
GAGCCGAGCACGCGTACGAAGATGAGCTTCGAGACCGCCGCCAAGCGACTCGGTGCGGAGACGATCGACATGGGGTCGGTCGAGTCCTCGTCGGTCAAGAAGGGCGAGTCGCTCGCCGACACCGTTCGCGTGATCGAGGGATACGCGGACGCGCTGGTGTTGCGGCACCCGAGCGAGGGGTCCGCGAAGATGGCCTCGGAGTTCGTCGACGTCCCGGTGATAAACGCCGGCGACGGGGCCGGCCAACACCCTTCACAGACGCTGTTGGACCTGCACACGATCCGCGAACGACACGGACTCGACGACCTCACGATCGGTATCATGGGCGATCTGAAGTACGGTCGGACGGTCCACTCGTTGGCGTCCGCGCTGACGAACTTCGACGCCAATCAGCACTTCATCAGCCCCGAATCGCTGCAGCTCCCCCGGTCGGTTCGGTTCGACCTCCACGAGGCGGGCGCGCAGGTCCGCGAACACACCGAAATCGAGACGATCCTGCCGGAACTGGACGTGCTGTACGTGACCCGAATTCAGCGCGAGCGGTTCCCCGACGAGAACGAGTATCACGAGATCGCGGGCGAGTATCGGATCGACGCCGACACGCTTTCGGCGGCCCGCGAGGATCTGACCGTTATGCACCCGCTCCCCCGCGTCGACGAGATCGCGGCGGACGTCGACGAGACCGACCACGCACGGTATTTCGAACAGGCGCACAACGGCGTCCCGGTGCGGATGGCGCTGCTCGATATGCTTCTCGGCGGTGGGTCGGAATGAGTCCCGACCGCGAGCTCCGCGTCTCGAAGATCCGGAACGGGACCGTCATCGACCACATCACCGGCGGACAGTCGCTCAACGTGCTCGCGATCCTGGGGATCGACGGCTCCGAGGAGTTCAGCGTCTCCATCGGAATGAACGTCCCCTCCGATCGGCTCGGCCACAAGGACATCCTCAAGGTCGAGGGCCGGGAGCTGAGCCAGTCCGAGGTCGACGTCCTCTCGCTGATCGCGCCGGAGGCGACGATCAACATCGTTCGCGACTACGAGGTGGTCGAGAAGAACCGGGTCGAGCGCCCGACCGAAGTGGTCGGCGTTCTCTCGTGTCCGAACCGGAACTGCATCTCGAACGACGACGAGCCCGTCGAAACGCGCTTCGCGGTGATGGCGGACGGCGTGCGGTGTGACTACTGTTCGGAGATCCTGCGCGACCGCCTCGCCGAACACATCGACGTGTGATGAGGTAGATCTTTCTTCCCGACGACGAGGCCGAGCCCTCGACGGGTCCGGACCGTCCCGGTAGTTTTTAGCCGTCCGATACGTACGTTCACGTATGGGCACGAAAGCGAAACTCCTGGTCGCATTGGCCCTCGTAGCCACCGTCTACTTCATCGTCTCCGGCGATAAGGAGCCGGTGGAAGTCGAGTAACGACCTGATCGAATCGCGACGGCACCGCGAGCCGGCGATCGCCCTCCCGTTCCCCCCATCCGCGCTCGACCGGCTCTCGAACATCCCTTTTAACCACGGCCGCCGAGTACGACCGCGTATGTACGGGGTCGTCACGCGCAACGCCGACGACGTAACGATCGGGGAGTTCGATCGCGGGTTCTACGAGGTGAAGGACGTCACCGGACGGGCCGCCGAGCCGGTCGCGAACGCGGTCAATATGGTGTCGTGTTTCGGCGACACCGCGGCGGCCGACGGCGATTCGGGCCTCGTTCCGGTCGACGACCGCGGGGTACCGGCGAGCCGTGACCAGCCCGAGTTCGAGTGGACGCACATCTGTCCGACGCATCCAGAGTATCGGCGAGGGCTCCTCGAGATGGTCGAGGACTGTGCCGCGGTCGCCCCCGACGTCAGGCTCGACGACGTCGGCTTTCCTCGGGAGGGTTACTGCCGGTGTGACCGCTGTGAGCGGCTGTTCGCCGAGAGCGACCACGACGATCGGGCCGACTGGCGTGCCGCAACCATCACCGACTTCGTCGCCGCCGCGGCCGACCGGATCCCTGGCCGGACCCATCTCTCCGTCCATCCGGATCCGTATCCGGGTCATCTCCACACGAGAGCGGGGATCGACGTCGATGCGGTGGCCGATCACGTCGACGAGTTCGTCGTGCCGATCTACGATACCGAGTACGCGACGACCTACTGGCTCGAGACGATCGCTCGGGGGTTCCGCTCGCGACTCGGCGGCGATTACGACGTCCACGGCGCGCCGCCGGAAACGCCGTTCTCGGTCGAGCTCTACGCCGCCGACGTCGACGTCGACGCGCTGATCGAGGCGACCGAGGCGGTCGAGCCGTACGCGAAGGACGTGCTGTTCGGCTACGAGGCGGCCAACGCCGCCGCCGCGCTCCGACGGCGGGATGCTGACGCCCGCCGCGGCGAGGTTCATCGGCCGGAGTGACTCGCGTCAGGGCGTTACAGCCAGTCGAGCGCGGCCTCGACGTCCGTTTTCGGGGGCGAGCACGCGAACCCACGACACGCGTAGACGGTCGGCTCCCCGTCGATCGCCTCCCGGCCGTCCCAGACGGGCGGGACTCCCTCCAGGCCGATCGCCCGACACCACTCGGCGGTCGCGTCCGCGGTCGCGGGACGCGGGGCGAACACCGCCCCGGGAAGGAACCGGTTCGAGAGCGCCTCCCACCACGAGTCGGGGCGTTCGTCGCCGGCGAACACGATCTCGATCCCGCCGTTCGCCACGCGGTCGGCCGCCAGAACGAGCGATGCGTGTTCGAGCGGCCGCCCGCGGATCCGGTCGGCGTGCGTCTCGAGGACGGTTTCCGCGACCTCCCGATACGGGCGGTCGCCGACGAACCCGTCGAGCTCGACGAGGAGTTCGACCGCGATGCCGACGCTCGAGGGAAGCGACCGGTCGGTCAGCGACTGCGGGCGGACGGAGAGGTCGCTCGGGCCGGCCGCGCCGTCGCCCCGGTCGCTCGGGACCGAGTAGACCGTTCCCGCGGTCTCGTCGTAGAATTCCGCGACGACCCGGTCGGCGAGCTCGATCGCGAAGCCCAGGTGATCGGGGCGGCCGGTCACCTGATACGTGTCGAACGCACCGCGGGCGAGGAACGCGTAGTCGTCGAGATACCCCGGCCCCTTGCGGTCGCCGTCGATCCACCGGCGGTCGAGCCGGCGGGCGTCCGGGTCCCACAGCCGGTCCCGAACGAACTCGAGCGCCGTCGTCGCCCGGTCCGCGAGACGCGGATCCAACGCCCGCGCACCCGCCGCGAACGCGGAGATCGCCCGCCCGTTCCACCCGGCGAGCACCTTCTCGTCCCGCGCGGGACGCGGCCGCCGCTCGCGGGCCTCGTACAGGTCGACGCGAGCCTCACGCAGCCGCTCGCGGACCGTCCCGCGTTCGAGTCCGTGTTCGCTCGCGAGCTCCCCGATCGACGCCGACTCGGTGAGCACCGTCGTTCCGCGTTCGAAGTTCCCGGCTGGCGTCACCCCGTATCGGTCGCACACGAGCGAGGCGGCCGGCGCCTCGAGCACCGCCTCGATCTCCTTGGGCGTCCAGGTGTAGAAGGCGCCTTCGACAGGTTCCGGGACCGATTCCCCTATGTCCGACGCGTCCGTCGTGGCGTTTCGACGCGACTCGGGCGGAACGCTCCTGGCGTCGAGAGTGCTGAAGAAGCCGCCGTCCGGGTGGGAGAGCTCGCGGTCCAGGAAGGCGAACGTCTCCTGGGCGACCAGCCCGTATCGTGGGGTCCCCGTCAGTTGGAACGCATCCAGGAGCACGCGCGGCAGCTCCGCGTTGTCGTACAGCATCTTCTCGAAGTGGGGCACCGTCCAGGTTCGGTCCGTCGCGTAGCGGTGGAACCCGCCGCCGACGTGGTCGTAGAGCCCGCCGGCGACCATCGCGTCGAGGGTCCCCGTTGCGGCCCGTATGGCTGCAGTTCGCTCGGCGTCCACCGAATCCTGCTCGGCCTCCCCGGCATCACGCTCCGCGTGGTCGCGTTCCGAGGCGGCGCCGGCTCGCAGGAGGAGGTCGATCCGACGCGGCTGCGGAAACTTCGGACCGCTCGTTCCGAAGCCGCCGTGTTCCTCGTCGTACCCGCGAACGGCGGTCGAGGCCGCCTCCTCGAGGATCCCCGTTCCCGGCGGCTCGCCGGGCTGATCCGGGACGGACTCGACCTCATCGCGGGCCGCGGCCATCCACTGGTCGGCTCGGGACTCCATTTCGGCACGCTGTTCGGTG
Proteins encoded:
- the pyrB gene encoding aspartate carbamoyltransferase, producing MRQDHLITATQLSRPDIEAVLDRAREIDESREAFEQRYSGSVLALCFFEPSTRTKMSFETAAKRLGAETIDMGSVESSSVKKGESLADTVRVIEGYADALVLRHPSEGSAKMASEFVDVPVINAGDGAGQHPSQTLLDLHTIRERHGLDDLTIGIMGDLKYGRTVHSLASALTNFDANQHFISPESLQLPRSVRFDLHEAGAQVREHTEIETILPELDVLYVTRIQRERFPDENEYHEIAGEYRIDADTLSAAREDLTVMHPLPRVDEIAADVDETDHARYFEQAHNGVPVRMALLDMLLGGGSE
- the pyrI gene encoding aspartate carbamoyltransferase regulatory subunit, which gives rise to MSPDRELRVSKIRNGTVIDHITGGQSLNVLAILGIDGSEEFSVSIGMNVPSDRLGHKDILKVEGRELSQSEVDVLSLIAPEATINIVRDYEVVEKNRVERPTEVVGVLSCPNRNCISNDDEPVETRFAVMADGVRCDYCSEILRDRLAEHIDV
- a CDS encoding thioredoxin domain-containing protein, yielding MSTPTDRNRLSAEASPYLRQHADNPVNWQPWDDRAFETAAEHDVPVFVSVGYAACHWCHVMEEESFSDPDVAETLNESFVPVKVDREERPDVDDVLMTVCQLVSGGGGWPLSAWCTPDGKPFYVGTYFPREPTRGRPGFQELCERIADSWSDTEQRAEMESRADQWMAAARDEVESVPDQPGEPPGTGILEEAASTAVRGYDEEHGGFGTSGPKFPQPRRIDLLLRAGAASERDHAERDAGEAEQDSVDAERTAAIRAATGTLDAMVAGGLYDHVGGGFHRYATDRTWTVPHFEKMLYDNAELPRVLLDAFQLTGTPRYGLVAQETFAFLDRELSHPDGGFFSTLDARSVPPESRRNATTDASDIGESVPEPVEGAFYTWTPKEIEAVLEAPAASLVCDRYGVTPAGNFERGTTVLTESASIGELASEHGLERGTVRERLREARVDLYEARERRPRPARDEKVLAGWNGRAISAFAAGARALDPRLADRATTALEFVRDRLWDPDARRLDRRWIDGDRKGPGYLDDYAFLARGAFDTYQVTGRPDHLGFAIELADRVVAEFYDETAGTVYSVPSDRGDGAAGPSDLSVRPQSLTDRSLPSSVGIAVELLVELDGFVGDRPYREVAETVLETHADRIRGRPLEHASLVLAADRVANGGIEIVFAGDERPDSWWEALSNRFLPGAVFAPRPATADATAEWCRAIGLEGVPPVWDGREAIDGEPTVYACRGFACSPPKTDVEAALDWL